One stretch of Salarias fasciatus chromosome 19, fSalaFa1.1, whole genome shotgun sequence DNA includes these proteins:
- the mocs3 gene encoding adenylyltransferase and sulfurtransferase MOCS3 codes for MSEDVSCLKAQLEEKEREIAALKNKLSLLEKSQTLVLDLHDKVTPLTPLRAKHALSNEDIMRYSRQLLLPDLGVRGQLNLSKTSVLIVGCGGLGCPLAQYLAAAGIGRLGLLDYDEVELSNLHRQVLHGEENQGQAKALSAANAVRRLNSTVECVPYHLQLSPENALQLIQQYDIVADCSDNVPTRYLVSDACVLSGKPLVSASALRMDGQLTVYNYRGGPCYRCLYPAPPPPETVTNCSDGGVLGVVPGIMGCFQALEVIKIASGQGSSFGQQLLMFDAQDARFRSIKLRPRQAGCAVCGEEPSVTQLVDYEAFCGSAATDKCQRLHLLSRDQRITAQDYKSILDDAGPHLLLDVRPLVEVDICHLPFSLNIPLSSLEERKSEHLQLLRERVGQLKRQMAGGGRPPVYVICKQGNDSQKAVQLLEKMSGSELDHVTVKDISGGLMAWARTVDPTFPQY; via the exons ATGTCGGAGGACGTGTCCTGTCTGAAAGCTCAgctggaagagaaagagagagaaatcgCTGCTCTGAAGAATAAACTATCACTACTGGAAAAG AGCCAAACGCTAGTGCTGGACCTCCATGACAAAGtcacccccctcacccctctgAGAGCCAAACATGCACTGAGCAACGAGGACATCATGCGTTACAGCagacagctcctcctgcctgacctgGGCGTCCGAG GTCAGCTGAACTTATCCAAGACATCAGTGCTGATTGTGGGCTGTGGGGGACTGGGCTGCCCGCTGGCGCAGTATCTGGCAGCTGCAGGCATTG GGCGCCTCGGCCTGCTGGACTACGACGAGGTGGAGCTCAGTAACCTGCACCGGCAGGTGCTTCACGGGGAGGAGAACCAGGGCCAGGCCAAGGCTCTGTCTGCAGCCAACGCCGTCAGAAG gctgaatTCCACCGTGGAGTGTGTCCCCTACCACCTGCAGCTCTCGCCGGAGAACGCCTTGCAGCTCATTCAACA ATACGACATCGTGGCCGACTGTTCAGACAACGTTCCCACTCGCTACCTGGTGAGCGACGCCTGCGTGCTGAGCGGGAAGCCCCTGGTGTCAGCGAGCGCTCTACGAATGGACGGGCAG CTAACAGTCTATAACTACCGTGGAGGGCCCTGCTACAGGTGTCTGTacccggcgccgccgcctccagaGACGGTGACCAACTGCTCCGACGGAGGGGTGCTGGGAGTGG TTCCAGGGATTATGGGATGTTTCCAGGCTTTGGAAGTGATCAAGATTGCCTCAGGACAAGGTT CTTCCTTtggccagcagctgctgatgtTCGACGCTCAGGACGCCAGGTTTCGGTCCATCAAGCTGCGGCCCAGGCAGGCGGGCTGCGCCGTGTGCGGAGAGGAGCCCAGCGTGACCCAGCTGGTCGACTACGAGGCCTTCTGTGGGTCCGCCGCAACAGATAAG TGCCAGAGACTTCACCTCCTCTCCAGAGATCAGAGGATCACTGCTCAG GATTACAAATCCATACTGGACGATGCAGGGCCGCATCTCCTGCTGGATGTACGCCCTCTTGTGGAGGTGGATATATGCCACCTGCCCTTTTCTCTCA ATATCCCTCTTTCAAGTCtcgaggagaggaagagcgaaCATCTCCAGTTACTCCGGGAGAGAGTTGGCCAGTTGAAACGGCAGATGGCGGGCGGCGGCCGGCCTCCAG TTTATGTGATCTGTAAGCAGGGGAACGACTCCCAGAAGGCCgtgcagctgctggagaagatGAGTGGATCGGAACTGGACCACGTCACGGTCAAAGACATCAGCGGAGGACTCATGGCCTGGGCGAGGACAGTCGACCCCACGTTTCCACAGTATTAA